In Calothrix sp. PCC 7507, one DNA window encodes the following:
- a CDS encoding DUF1003 domain-containing protein translates to MNPLKTVLASRVDAKVAQKPLVAIQTTTDELTSGQRLADKLANQVGSWKFLICQSTILAGWVGINLMPGVPHWDESPFMMLNLVFSFASAYTAPVVLMSQNRQSDTDRRNAEIDHLVNLRSGQNIELLHEKLDELHAQQLTELTQIVKEQQRVLHELRVSLVPVSKENKELKVSLLPGMNLTTSSQLPREVTANKHVKTEQPIGDNSKVIDKIMRR, encoded by the coding sequence ATGAATCCCTTAAAAACCGTATTAGCAAGCCGTGTTGATGCCAAAGTAGCCCAAAAGCCATTAGTAGCAATCCAAACCACCACAGATGAATTAACTTCTGGACAGAGGCTCGCTGATAAACTGGCAAATCAAGTTGGTTCTTGGAAATTTCTCATTTGCCAAAGCACCATTTTGGCAGGGTGGGTGGGGATAAACTTAATGCCTGGGGTTCCCCACTGGGATGAGTCACCATTCATGATGCTCAACTTAGTATTTTCATTCGCTTCAGCTTATACAGCCCCAGTTGTCTTAATGAGTCAGAACCGCCAGTCTGATACTGACCGTAGAAACGCCGAAATTGACCATTTAGTGAATTTGCGATCTGGACAAAATATTGAACTACTCCATGAAAAATTGGATGAGTTGCACGCACAACAGCTAACAGAACTGACTCAAATAGTCAAAGAACAACAGCGAGTCCTCCATGAACTAAGAGTAAGTTTAGTTCCTGTCTCTAAAGAAAATAAAGAGTTGAAAGTAAGTTTGTTACCAGGAATGAATTTAACAACTAGCAGTCAATTACCAAGAGAAGTTACTGCTAACAAACATGTGAAAACTGAGCAGCCAATTGGCGACAACAGCAAAGTGATCGATAAAATCATGCGTCGCTAA
- a CDS encoding DUF29 domain-containing protein, translated as MSNQFDLSSLHEQDYELWLKSTINQLRQRNFDDVDIDLLIEEIEEMGGSLKDALENNLIVVLAHLLKWKYQPDYRSGSWRASIKEHRRRINKSLQKHPSLKKYYESIWQDCYLPALDWAVAETGLSPDIFPQQCPFTSQQLIDSEFLPD; from the coding sequence ATGAGTAATCAATTTGATTTATCATCTCTCCATGAACAAGATTATGAATTATGGCTGAAATCTACAATCAACCAGTTGCGACAACGTAATTTTGATGATGTAGATATTGATTTATTAATAGAAGAAATAGAGGAAATGGGTGGTAGTTTAAAAGATGCTTTAGAAAATAATTTAATTGTAGTCTTAGCTCATCTACTCAAATGGAAATATCAACCCGATTATCGTTCAGGAAGTTGGCGGGCTAGTATTAAAGAACATCGTCGCCGCATTAATAAATCTCTGCAAAAACATCCTAGTTTGAAGAAATATTACGAGAGTATCTGGCAAGATTGTTATCTTCCTGCTTTAGATTGGGCGGTTGCAGAAACCGGGTTATCACCTGATATTTTTCCTCAACAATGTCCATTTACTTCTCAACAGCTAATAGATAGCGAATTTTTACCTGATTAA
- a CDS encoding TetR/AcrR family transcriptional regulator, with protein sequence MEKLVSRAAQTRARLIEAATEVFSTAGLSGATTREIARVAGVNEVTLFRHFHNKEQLLAAVIQQATSLQAEALAHQDEWTQNLHIDLMHYAKLCSQMMVEHEALIRTFIGEAKRHPEAARLIVYQTNKTLREQLVAYLKKGQEKGTVRLDVNLNASVDSFCGMLLHGMLRLSDTPDILGYGREEYIETCVDMFVRGISTCQINE encoded by the coding sequence ATGGAGAAATTGGTTTCCAGAGCAGCGCAGACTAGGGCGCGATTAATAGAGGCCGCAACGGAGGTGTTTTCCACTGCGGGGTTATCTGGGGCCACAACGCGGGAGATTGCGCGGGTTGCTGGGGTTAACGAGGTAACTCTGTTTCGCCATTTCCATAACAAAGAGCAATTACTCGCTGCTGTCATTCAGCAAGCTACATCTTTACAAGCAGAAGCTTTAGCCCATCAGGACGAGTGGACTCAAAACCTACACATCGACCTGATGCATTATGCCAAGCTTTGTAGTCAGATGATGGTAGAACATGAAGCTCTAATTCGGACATTTATTGGAGAAGCCAAGCGACATCCTGAAGCTGCCCGTTTGATTGTATATCAGACTAACAAAACATTGCGTGAACAGTTGGTTGCTTATTTAAAAAAAGGTCAAGAGAAGGGTACGGTACGCCTAGATGTCAATTTAAATGCCTCTGTAGATAGTTTCTGTGGCATGTTGCTGCATGGGATGCTGCGTTTGAGTGATACCCCTGACATACTGGGCTATGGTCGCGAAGAATACATTGAAACTTGTGTTGATATGTTCGTGCGCGGTATTAGCACTTGTCAAATAAATGAATGA
- a CDS encoding IS110 family transposase: MSKIVLGIDISKKDFHVTLILENQTTKSKVFKNNPEGFLVLKNWLSKQGATQVHGCMEATSTYGEALAEFLVENGHKVSVVNPSRIKGFAKSELLRTKTDKVDAAVIARFCLAIAPELWTPLPVEVKELQALLRRLESLTDMYQQEQNRLETATPTVAALIESHLEQLKQLIVQVKQLIHDHFERHPDLKAKRDLLTSIPGIGEQTAAVLLTEIGCLEQYRNARQLAAHAGLTPQERSSGSSVQAKSHLSRIGNARLRKALYMPAVAAMRHNPLLKLFAQRLLDRGKVKMQVLGAVMRKLLHFAFAILKSQKPFDPDYLAHAS, encoded by the coding sequence ATGTCAAAAATAGTTCTCGGTATCGATATCAGTAAAAAAGATTTTCATGTGACTTTGATACTGGAGAACCAAACCACAAAATCCAAAGTCTTTAAAAACAATCCAGAAGGTTTTCTTGTCCTGAAAAATTGGCTCTCCAAACAAGGAGCGACTCAAGTTCATGGCTGCATGGAAGCGACAAGCACCTATGGCGAAGCATTGGCAGAGTTTTTAGTGGAGAATGGTCACAAAGTCAGTGTGGTCAATCCATCCCGCATTAAAGGATTTGCCAAGAGCGAACTACTTCGTACTAAGACGGACAAAGTAGATGCCGCAGTGATTGCGCGTTTTTGTCTGGCGATTGCCCCAGAACTTTGGACTCCTTTACCAGTTGAGGTGAAAGAGCTTCAAGCGCTCCTTCGTCGTTTAGAATCGCTCACGGACATGTACCAACAGGAGCAGAATCGGTTAGAAACTGCCACACCCACTGTTGCCGCTTTAATTGAGTCTCATTTAGAGCAGTTAAAACAGCTGATTGTCCAGGTGAAACAACTGATTCACGACCACTTTGAGCGCCATCCTGATTTGAAGGCCAAGCGCGACCTTTTAACCTCAATCCCTGGTATTGGTGAGCAGACTGCGGCTGTGCTGTTAACCGAAATCGGTTGTCTTGAACAATACCGCAACGCTCGCCAGTTAGCTGCTCATGCTGGCTTAACTCCCCAAGAACGTTCTAGTGGTTCTTCGGTACAAGCTAAGTCTCACTTATCGCGAATTGGCAATGCCCGACTCCGAAAGGCACTTTATATGCCTGCTGTCGCTGCTATGCGCCATAATCCTTTGCTGAAATTATTTGCACAGCGATTACTTGACCGTGGCAAGGTCAAAATGCAAGTCCTTGGTGCTGTTATGCGTAAGCTCTTGCATTTTGCTTTTGCGATTTTAAAATCCCAAAAGCCTTTTGACCCTGATTATCTCGCTCATGCCTCTTGA
- a CDS encoding efflux RND transporter periplasmic adaptor subunit: protein MSHSEFPESTVPVETEQPAIADTSQAQQENSHFEKEQQFIPNLKERWRLILGLILIIGSLGLGWRWWQTSSASNARAGAGAMAGQPKGIPVKLATMETGSVQEASEFVGSLEAPRSVTLKPQIEGRVTEIVVKEGDRIQQGQVMVRLQSDDAQAQLSQAKAALETSRAKLAELKAGTRKEEIAQARAKLTQAQAQLTNAQGGARPEEVAQVEAQIEAAKSDLELAQSRAKRYQSLRTEGAVSQDQLEGYLKEQRSSEARLQEAQRRLDQVRKSRGSDINQLAAAVEQEKQNLKQLENGPRQEEIAQARSQVTEAAALVRANQVKLQYTNILAPFTGIVGDIPVKVGDYVDKGDELTTLTKNDSLELNLSIPVNQAKQLRVGLPVQMLDAQGKPGATGRVSFISPNASADSQTILAKATFSNSGGQLLNRQLVRAKVIWEERPGILIPVTAVSRLGGENFVFVAQPPEKPQPGMPALVAVQKPVKLGAIEGSNYQVIEGLKAGEKVIVSGILNLTNGAPIVPETEAPAGKKP from the coding sequence ATGTCCCATTCTGAGTTCCCTGAGTCCACTGTTCCCGTTGAAACAGAACAGCCTGCGATCGCTGATACCAGTCAGGCTCAACAAGAAAATTCCCACTTTGAAAAAGAACAACAATTCATACCCAATCTTAAAGAACGTTGGCGGCTGATTTTAGGACTCATCCTGATAATTGGCAGTCTTGGTCTTGGCTGGCGCTGGTGGCAAACTAGCTCGGCTAGTAACGCCCGCGCAGGTGCTGGTGCAATGGCTGGTCAACCGAAGGGAATTCCTGTCAAACTAGCGACTATGGAGACAGGAAGTGTCCAGGAAGCGTCGGAGTTCGTCGGCTCTTTGGAAGCGCCACGCTCGGTGACACTCAAACCACAGATTGAAGGACGAGTCACCGAGATTGTGGTTAAAGAGGGCGATCGCATCCAGCAAGGGCAAGTTATGGTACGTCTGCAAAGTGATGATGCCCAAGCCCAGCTATCACAAGCCAAAGCAGCGCTAGAAACCTCCCGCGCCAAGCTGGCTGAACTCAAAGCCGGTACTCGCAAAGAAGAAATTGCCCAAGCAAGAGCCAAATTAACCCAAGCCCAAGCTCAACTCACAAATGCCCAAGGCGGGGCGCGTCCAGAAGAAGTTGCCCAAGTAGAAGCTCAAATCGAAGCGGCAAAATCTGATCTGGAACTAGCACAGTCACGAGCCAAGCGGTACCAAAGTTTAAGAACAGAAGGTGCGGTTTCTCAAGATCAACTAGAAGGTTATCTCAAAGAACAGCGTAGTTCAGAAGCCAGACTCCAAGAAGCCCAGCGCCGACTAGATCAAGTCCGCAAAAGTAGAGGCTCTGATATTAATCAGTTAGCGGCGGCTGTGGAACAAGAAAAACAAAATCTCAAGCAATTGGAGAATGGCCCTCGTCAAGAAGAAATTGCCCAAGCGCGATCGCAAGTAACCGAAGCCGCAGCTCTAGTTCGTGCTAACCAAGTCAAACTGCAATACACAAACATTCTTGCTCCTTTCACCGGCATTGTTGGTGATATACCGGTAAAGGTCGGAGATTATGTAGATAAAGGAGACGAACTTACCACACTCACCAAAAATGACTCTTTAGAACTGAATTTATCCATCCCCGTCAACCAAGCTAAACAATTGCGTGTGGGTTTACCAGTGCAAATGCTAGATGCTCAAGGTAAACCCGGCGCTACAGGTAGAGTGAGTTTTATCTCCCCAAATGCCAGCGCAGATTCACAGACAATTTTGGCTAAAGCCACCTTTAGTAACTCTGGTGGGCAACTGCTCAATCGTCAGTTAGTCAGAGCCAAAGTGATTTGGGAAGAACGTCCAGGGATTCTCATCCCTGTGACAGCAGTATCTCGCTTAGGTGGGGAGAATTTTGTGTTTGTGGCACAACCACCAGAAAAACCCCAACCCGGAATGCCCGCCTTGGTAGCGGTGCAAAAGCCGGTGAAATTGGGCGCTATTGAGGGCAGTAATTATCAAGTAATTGAAGGACTAAAAGCTGGTGAAAAAGTCATTGTTTCCGGCATTCTTAACCTGACTAATGGCGCACCTATAGTTCCTGAAACTGAAGCACCGGCAGGAAAGAAGCCCTAA
- a CDS encoding XisI protein, translating into MDKLVRYREIIRQLIFDYASHKPANGQIETEAVIDSERDHYEVIHVGWDGVRRVHSSVVHIDIISDKVWIQYDGTSLPVAEALLEAGIPRQDIVLGFHPAELRQYTDFAVS; encoded by the coding sequence ATGGATAAGCTAGTCCGGTATCGTGAGATTATTCGTCAGTTGATATTTGACTATGCTAGTCACAAACCTGCTAATGGTCAAATAGAGACAGAAGCTGTTATTGACTCAGAGCGAGATCACTATGAAGTCATACATGTCGGCTGGGATGGAGTGCGCCGCGTACATAGTTCTGTAGTGCATATAGATATCATCAGTGATAAAGTGTGGATTCAATATGATGGGACTTCTCTTCCTGTAGCAGAAGCATTATTAGAAGCTGGTATTCCGCGTCAAGATATTGTCTTGGGTTTCCATCCTGCGGAACTCCGTCAATACACCGATTTTGCTGTATCTTGA
- a CDS encoding Calvin cycle protein CP12 has translation MSTNLEVVQAAVTAYQNGTKTLEEAILAAITEARTTCDRHGNNSADCAVSWDIVEELQAEKAHQQQAKKRKTPLEYYCEQHPEAIECLIYDV, from the coding sequence ATGTCCACAAATCTAGAAGTAGTCCAAGCCGCTGTCACCGCCTATCAAAACGGGACTAAAACTCTTGAGGAAGCAATTTTAGCAGCTATTACCGAAGCCCGCACCACATGCGATCGCCACGGCAATAATTCCGCTGATTGTGCTGTATCTTGGGATATTGTGGAAGAATTGCAAGCGGAAAAAGCGCACCAACAGCAAGCAAAAAAACGCAAAACCCCTCTAGAATACTACTGCGAACAACATCCAGAAGCGATCGAGTGTTTAATCTACGACGTTTGA
- a CDS encoding element excision factor XisH family protein translates to MSDLQEAVGQYEIYRTVLKEVEPKRQLYLAVPKRVYEGIFSERFGQLILNTIGINLIVFDEQLKRVIKWIS, encoded by the coding sequence ATAAGTGATCTCCAGGAAGCTGTAGGACAGTATGAAATTTATCGCACTGTGCTTAAAGAAGTAGAACCAAAACGCCAACTTTATTTAGCAGTTCCCAAGCGAGTGTATGAAGGTATATTTTCTGAACGCTTTGGTCAATTAATTCTGAATACCATAGGAATAAACCTGATTGTTTTTGACGAGCAGCTAAAGAGGGTTATCAAATGGATAAGCTAG
- a CDS encoding element excision factor XisH family protein, translating into MPAKDLYHNAVIQALVADGWTITNDPLYLAYGGRELYIDIGAEKVTIAAQRGNEKIAVEIKSFLNPSPVIPILYEDAHNNTPL; encoded by the coding sequence ATGCCTGCTAAAGACTTATATCACAACGCAGTCATTCAAGCACTTGTAGCAGATGGCTGGACAATAACCAACGATCCCTTATATCTCGCCTATGGAGGTAGGGAACTTTACATAGATATTGGAGCAGAAAAAGTTACTATTGCTGCACAGAGAGGTAATGAAAAAATCGCTGTTGAAATTAAAAGTTTTCTGAATCCTTCTCCTGTAATACCTATTTTGTATGAAGATGCACATAATAATACCCCCCTGTAG
- the apcB gene encoding allophycocyanin subunit beta, with protein MRDAVTTLIKNYDVAGRYFDRNALDSLKSYFDSGTARVQAAAAINANAAGIVKQAGSKLFEELPELIRPSGNAYTTRRYAACLRDLDYYLRYATYALVAGNTNVLDERVLQGLRETYNSLGVPIGPTVRGVQIIKDLVKAQVAAAGVVNTAFVDEPFDHITRELSETDI; from the coding sequence ATGCGCGATGCAGTAACAACTTTAATTAAGAATTATGACGTAGCTGGTCGTTATTTTGACCGGAATGCGCTCGACAGCCTCAAGTCTTACTTTGACAGCGGCACGGCGCGAGTGCAAGCAGCGGCGGCGATTAATGCTAATGCAGCTGGAATTGTCAAGCAAGCTGGCTCTAAATTGTTTGAAGAACTACCGGAGTTGATTCGCCCTAGCGGAAATGCTTATACGACTCGTCGTTATGCGGCTTGTCTGCGGGATTTGGATTACTACTTGCGTTACGCTACTTATGCGCTGGTTGCGGGTAACACCAATGTGTTAGATGAGCGAGTGCTGCAAGGGCTGCGGGAAACTTACAATTCTTTAGGTGTACCTATTGGTCCCACGGTTCGCGGTGTGCAAATTATCAAGGATCTGGTAAAGGCACAAGTAGCAGCCGCAGGTGTGGTTAATACTGCTTTTGTGGATGAACCTTTCGACCATATCACCCGTGAGTTGAGCGAGACAGATATTTAG
- a CDS encoding efflux RND transporter permease subunit: MFVDFFIKRPVFASVCGVIILLLGLISIPTLPIARFPDITPTQISVTANYSGASAEVVESGVTNILERQINGIEGLRYMTSSSSNDGGTTITATFDSSRNKDIAAVDVQNRVSVAQPQLPDIVQRTGVKVSKQSSSILLGIGLFAENKKYDNIFLSNYADLYIADALKRVKGVSDVRIFGERRYAMRLWLDPNRLASRGLTTDDVTNALAEQNLQVGAGRIGQEPAAPGQTYQIDVRASSRLTEAAEFNEIVLKTENDGTLVKLKDVGRAELGAENYNTFLRFRANEAVGLGIYQVPGSNALDVGKGVKAEIAKLAPSFPPGLKYQIAFDTTAFVEESLAEVFKSLIEAVVLVVIVIFVFLQNWRTTLIPAIVIPLSLIGTFIFIKAFNFSMNSLTLFGLTLGSGMVVDDAIIIVEQISRFIQGKGMNPRRAASESMAELFGAVIATSLVLMAVFVPVAFFPGTTGALYQQFALTIAFSIGISTFLAVTLTPSLCAMLLRPGQNPPRWISWFFDLINRFLDWATRGYERSLTFLVRIKSIVIGLFIVSLGLTAWLYVSVPTAFLPDEDEGYFLTIIQGPQGVSLQYTSDVMAKVEKEILQLPEVLGTFAVGGFGFSGSTANSGIVFTTLKPWDERSRPDQSAKAIIGKLQGKLLAIPEARVFPVNPPPIQGLGNFGGFVFQLQDRRGTSGLENLVQSMGQMLGRANQTPGLQAVFSTFAADTPQLLVEVDRNKAKSLQVSINDIFNTLQTALGSRYVNDFNLQQRNYRVYVQADQQFRSNPKDIGQLFVRSQKNQMIPLSNLVKITPTVGAQTINHYNLFRAIEINGSAAPGSSSGDAIKAMEQLAKEVLPPGYGYEWSGTALEEIDSGSLAPLIFGLGLVFVFLVLAAQYENYVDPIIILLSVPLAIFGALIAQSMRGFANDVYCQIGLVMLIGLASKNAILIVEFANQLREQGMGMTKAVITASQERLRPILMTAFATLLGIFPLANASGAGAGSRQSLGTAVFGGMFVATFLSLFVVPILYIVIKSTTDRLFKLNQHPQLQTDSVALDSNNNSHAAETDHEVSRF; this comes from the coding sequence ATGTTTGTTGATTTTTTTATTAAGCGACCAGTATTTGCTTCGGTCTGTGGTGTGATTATCCTCTTATTAGGATTAATTAGCATTCCTACACTGCCGATCGCTCGTTTTCCAGATATTACTCCTACTCAAATCAGCGTTACTGCCAATTACAGCGGCGCGAGTGCGGAAGTTGTCGAAAGTGGGGTAACAAACATCCTAGAGCGGCAAATCAACGGCATCGAAGGTCTGAGATATATGACCTCTAGTAGCAGTAACGATGGTGGAACTACCATTACAGCAACCTTTGATTCATCGCGAAATAAAGATATTGCTGCCGTCGATGTGCAAAACCGTGTTTCCGTCGCTCAACCACAATTACCTGATATTGTGCAGCGCACGGGGGTGAAGGTTTCTAAGCAGTCTAGCAGTATTCTTTTAGGAATTGGTTTGTTTGCTGAAAATAAAAAGTATGACAATATATTCTTGAGCAACTACGCCGACCTTTACATCGCAGATGCTTTAAAAAGAGTTAAAGGTGTTAGCGACGTGCGGATTTTTGGTGAACGCCGCTATGCAATGCGCTTGTGGTTAGACCCAAATCGCCTTGCTAGTCGGGGGTTAACAACTGATGATGTGACTAACGCCCTCGCTGAACAAAACTTGCAAGTTGGGGCTGGGAGAATCGGTCAAGAACCTGCAGCACCGGGACAAACATATCAAATTGACGTGCGTGCTTCTAGTCGATTGACAGAAGCAGCAGAATTTAACGAAATTGTTTTAAAAACTGAGAATGATGGCACATTAGTCAAATTAAAAGATGTAGGTAGAGCAGAACTAGGGGCAGAAAACTATAATACATTTCTGCGATTTCGTGCCAACGAAGCTGTAGGTTTGGGAATTTATCAAGTTCCTGGTAGTAATGCTTTGGATGTGGGCAAAGGAGTCAAGGCCGAAATAGCAAAATTAGCTCCGAGTTTTCCCCCAGGTCTAAAATATCAGATAGCTTTTGACACAACCGCTTTTGTAGAAGAGTCTTTAGCAGAAGTGTTTAAGAGTTTGATAGAAGCGGTAGTGCTGGTAGTGATTGTGATTTTTGTGTTTTTGCAGAATTGGCGAACCACTCTAATTCCCGCAATTGTCATTCCACTATCGCTAATTGGGACGTTTATTTTCATCAAAGCTTTTAACTTTTCGATGAATAGTTTGACCTTGTTTGGTCTAACTTTGGGGTCGGGGATGGTGGTAGATGATGCAATCATCATCGTCGAACAAATCAGCCGCTTTATTCAGGGTAAAGGGATGAATCCCCGCCGGGCGGCTAGTGAATCAATGGCGGAACTGTTTGGGGCGGTGATTGCAACTTCACTGGTGCTGATGGCGGTGTTTGTACCGGTCGCCTTCTTTCCGGGAACCACAGGGGCGCTTTATCAACAGTTTGCGCTGACGATCGCCTTCTCGATCGGTATTTCTACTTTTTTAGCAGTTACCCTCACACCTTCTTTGTGTGCTATGCTGCTACGTCCAGGACAAAATCCTCCTAGATGGATTAGTTGGTTCTTTGACCTAATTAATCGGTTTCTCGATTGGGCAACAAGGGGATATGAGCGATCGCTGACTTTTCTCGTCCGCATCAAAAGCATCGTCATTGGGCTATTTATCGTCTCATTAGGACTGACTGCTTGGTTATATGTCTCAGTCCCTACAGCCTTTTTACCAGACGAAGACGAAGGTTATTTCTTGACCATTATTCAAGGGCCACAAGGCGTTTCGCTGCAATATACCAGCGACGTTATGGCCAAGGTAGAAAAAGAAATCCTCCAACTTCCAGAGGTTTTAGGAACCTTCGCTGTGGGCGGCTTCGGTTTCAGTGGAAGCACTGCCAATAGCGGTATCGTATTTACCACTTTAAAACCTTGGGATGAGCGCTCAAGACCCGATCAATCAGCCAAAGCAATTATCGGTAAATTACAAGGAAAATTATTAGCCATCCCAGAAGCCAGGGTTTTTCCTGTAAATCCCCCACCCATTCAAGGTTTAGGCAACTTTGGCGGCTTTGTATTTCAACTCCAAGACCGCAGAGGTACTAGTGGTTTAGAAAATCTGGTGCAGTCAATGGGTCAAATGCTGGGGCGCGCCAATCAAACGCCGGGATTACAAGCTGTATTTAGTACCTTTGCGGCCGATACACCACAACTGCTAGTAGAAGTAGACCGCAACAAAGCCAAGTCACTGCAAGTTAGCATCAATGATATCTTCAATACCCTACAAACTGCTTTGGGTTCAAGATATGTGAATGATTTCAATCTCCAGCAGCGGAATTACCGGGTGTATGTGCAAGCTGATCAACAGTTTCGCTCCAATCCCAAAGATATTGGTCAGCTATTTGTGCGTTCTCAAAAGAATCAAATGATTCCCTTGAGTAACCTAGTCAAGATTACTCCCACAGTGGGAGCGCAAACAATTAATCACTACAATCTGTTCCGCGCCATTGAAATTAATGGTTCTGCTGCTCCCGGTTCTAGTTCTGGAGACGCAATTAAGGCTATGGAGCAGTTAGCCAAAGAAGTTTTACCACCTGGTTATGGTTATGAATGGTCAGGAACGGCTTTAGAAGAAATAGATTCTGGCAGTTTAGCACCTTTGATTTTTGGTTTAGGTTTGGTTTTTGTCTTTTTAGTATTAGCAGCTCAATACGAAAACTACGTAGACCCCATCATCATCCTCCTTTCAGTTCCCTTAGCCATTTTTGGCGCACTTATAGCTCAATCAATGCGGGGTTTTGCTAATGATGTTTATTGTCAAATCGGTCTAGTAATGTTGATTGGATTAGCTAGTAAGAATGCGATTTTAATTGTGGAATTTGCTAACCAATTACGAGAACAAGGAATGGGGATGACAAAGGCAGTGATCACAGCTTCTCAAGAGCGCTTACGACCAATTTTGATGACTGCATTTGCTACTCTATTAGGGATTTTCCCCTTAGCTAATGCCTCAGGTGCAGGAGCAGGAAGTCGCCAATCTTTGGGAACAGCAGTATTTGGTGGTATGTTCGTCGCTACTTTCTTGAGTTTGTTTGTCGTGCCAATTTTGTATATTGTCATTAAGTCAACTACCGATCGCTTGTTCAAATTAAATCAACATCCACAACTGCAAACAGATTCAGTTGCTTTGGATAGCAATAATAATTCCCATGCCGCAGAAACTGACCATGAAGTATCCCGCTTTTAA
- a CDS encoding TlyA family RNA methyltransferase encodes MPKQRLDTLLVELGLCASRALAQRLIQAGEVSVNHMVVDKAGTEIDISAQIKIKERSRFVSRGGEKLIKALEIFAIPVDGRICLDGGISTGGFTDCLLQAGAKQVYGIDVGYGQVDWRLRNDPRVILRERTNLRQLKPEELYVEGDPIPDLAVVDVSFISLTKILPALWQLTQPPREAVLLVKPQFEVGKSRVGKKGVVRDPHDQANAIFQVLQAAQVLGWKYKGLTWSPITGPAGNIEYLLWLGMESETIPLDLAAIWQITKPVVQLLLKN; translated from the coding sequence TTGCCTAAACAACGACTGGATACACTATTAGTAGAATTAGGTTTATGTGCTTCTCGGGCTTTAGCACAACGGCTAATTCAGGCTGGGGAAGTGAGTGTGAATCACATGGTGGTTGATAAAGCTGGGACAGAAATTGATATTTCAGCACAAATCAAGATTAAAGAGCGATCGCGCTTTGTTTCTCGTGGCGGTGAAAAACTTATTAAAGCTTTAGAAATCTTTGCAATTCCTGTAGATGGACGTATTTGTCTGGATGGTGGTATTTCTACAGGGGGCTTTACTGATTGTTTGCTACAAGCCGGCGCTAAACAAGTTTATGGTATCGATGTCGGTTATGGGCAAGTTGACTGGCGATTGCGAAATGATCCCCGAGTGATTTTGCGAGAACGCACCAACTTACGCCAGCTAAAGCCAGAGGAACTGTATGTTGAGGGCGATCCTATCCCTGATTTGGCAGTGGTAGATGTGTCGTTTATTTCTTTGACTAAGATTTTACCTGCTTTGTGGCAACTGACACAACCTCCCAGAGAAGCAGTTTTGTTAGTTAAACCACAGTTTGAAGTAGGGAAATCTCGTGTGGGGAAAAAAGGCGTGGTACGCGATCCTCATGACCAAGCTAACGCGATTTTCCAGGTGTTGCAAGCCGCTCAAGTATTAGGATGGAAATACAAGGGACTGACTTGGTCTCCGATTACTGGGCCTGCGGGAAATATCGAATATCTCTTGTGGTTGGGAATGGAAAGTGAGACAATACCACTCGATTTAGCAGCGATTTGGCAAATAACGAAACCAGTAGTTCAGTTGTTACTGAAAAATTAA